Within the Erigeron canadensis isolate Cc75 chromosome 6, C_canadensis_v1, whole genome shotgun sequence genome, the region CTTGAACCTACAACCTATATTGTCATGGTTTGTTTTACACCTTACTAGACCATTGAataaaaatcaagggtcaaaatacaaagatgatttttaaatcttgacccttgattttaatctaatgatCAAGATGCGttcaactttactagtaaagttagAAGACAACTTTAGCGGATTTTCATCCACCAAATAGCTAATGGTTATTCAtgtttgtctttttcttttttaaaaaataaaaaataaaagagtgGAGTTTAGGATCATACATACCGATAATGTCTCCAATGGTTCTACCATTTGTATACCGCCCGGTAGGTTTTCCTCCAGACGGTTTAAAATCAATCCCATTAGGTTTGATGTTAGCTTTAGATAACGTCGGCAAAAAGTTATTATTCCCGGCATCTACCAATGAATCTCCAAAGATATAAGAAGCTCCCAAAGCCGAACCTCCCTCACCATCATCATCAGCCGCAACAACAACAGCGAAAGCAACAAAAAGAGCTAAAATCGCAGCCATGTTTTTAGGAGCATGAGCTTGATCCTTAGAAgccatatataaaaatgttggTGGTGAAAATATAAAAGCTAGGTGTGAGCTTTATATTTGTTGCATGTTTTATGGTAGTGAAAATGTATGTGTGTTTGGTAAGACCAGGTTTTAGGTTGTTGATCAACTATAGAAATCGTCATTATTGTCTTCACCTGTTTTGACTAGTTAGAATGCCAGGTTTTAAGACatgtattaataattttttttacttttattgattCACATAGTACTGTTGGCATTTGTCTTGCCTGCAACCACATAATTTTGTAGACTAAACAGTATACATGTACGTGTGGCGGGTTGATGACCGAAAtctttttaacattatacataagCAGTACGTACAAAAGTTATGGTGTAGTATATTATTCACAacctttaaagaaaaaaattaatcgttataaaataaaaattaagaatagaaattaataatataagtaCCATATTACTTTTAATcgatagaaaataaaaattgaaaaaagaaaaaaaaaataagaaaagtgaTGAGACTTTAACCAAACCATCAAGAGTCAACTTCCCATATCAACTTTAAAAGAACTTCACTGCTTTTGCTTCCTTGGTGGCTTGGTGCaaccatttctttttctttccatttgTGGACAATTTATATTAAGTAGCAATGAAATGCAATagttaatttatgattttgatgtgCATACTACTTTGATTAGAAATACCAGAGAGAGTAACTCAATTATCtaagattaataaaaaaaatgataaatatgacTAAAAATTGCCTCTTTCGATCTTATAGTTATAAATTTAAGAGTAATTCATGATATATTTGTCAAATAtacctaatattttatttatttgttaacacacatataaattttgtgttttttttttaacggcattcTATTATACTCCTACTACTAAATTGCACGTATGCCTGGAAATCgggactctcgaaaaaccccCAATTAATCCACCCTCACAAAATGTGGAAGTGAGACTTGAACCCAAgtggatcctcccaaggtcaaagaccttaccaatgggtcacCAACCCTCGCTCTTTATTGTTAGGCATCCCATATTATTTAGGCacattaaacattttttataatttaacaaTCTTCATCCAATACacttataataataaacttaacgaaataatttacaacatacatcatccaacccttaaaataactatattaccccAAATAAagtcaattatttttacatgcAAACCCACATCATCGTTGTGCCGCCACTGCAGCCCCAACTAACCGTCACcccaccaccacccgtcgccgCCACAACTACCACTCTACTGTCGCTACCATCATCGTGGCATCGCGCTGATGTGCGTCTAACTTCGTAAGTTTAGATATATGCTTAATTACTAATATGATGTTATCACATGGCAAATCAAAATTGGAATCTATAATGTTATCATCATATTTTTAGACATGTGTCTAGATTTGGCaaattagtcatatatatatatacttattattatacaGAAATTAACCTAATTCTAATTCATTTTGTTATGATCTTAAAAAATTCTGGTCACTTGCTATTATCAGTGTGATTTTAAAGACATCAAATTGCGAAAAAGCATTCAAAATTGTTGGAGTAAATAGCTCACGGATTAAAACAAATTTGATTCACACTATAATAATAAAGGTTGAGGTCTTTCATGTTCAATAATTTCGAGATGGCGGATTTCTCTCGTATGGGAGATAACATTTGTaccatttgtttttattaatctaCCAAAGTTATACATGAATTACTTGTACTGTATGTTATAAAGTTTGTACAGtttagtaaatttatcaaaatgttTGGTACGGATATCAATTCCCCTCTCATATACATGGTCTAACCCGAAATTTACGTGATTATGTACACTTTTTCATGCCACAATGCATGTTTGATGTAGAAAGGTTGAACTTGAGCTTTCTTCTGAGAACTACAATCATACATCTGACCACTAAAGTACTTTGGCGGGTTTTGATTCATACAAAGAAAACgatattttcttttagttaCTTCTCCGAGAAGTAAATTAAAGAAAAGGGAGAAACACCAAAACATTCCAGAAGATATGATATATGCTCCATGTTATGTAAATATCATTATATGgtcctatatatattattctatactatatatatgtgcattcttttcttctttacaAAGCAAAGGTATCCTTCATCATGCATgattttttcctatatataacTTATGTACTTAAAGTTTGATTCCATCATGCATGCATTGAATATTGCTTTTGCTTTTTTAATCAAAGGTTAGTTTCTAGTTGAAGCTTTTGTGATAGAAAAATTAGAGTAGTAGTTAAACACAAAACAAACAGCACAAAATAAATCACTTTCTTTTCCTACTTCCATTTCTAAAGCATATTTCATATATTTCTGTTTTGAATCTTAAAGAAAGATTCAATTCATGCATATTTCACTTCATTATGCttgtttattaatttgtagCAAAAAGGCCAGAAAGAAACATGGGTCCAAACAATCTATTGATGATCAGGCCAAAAGAAACTCATTAGATGATAAGAAATTGCATGAAAATAAGCTCAAAGCTGCTCTACAACAAGCATCTGAATATGGGTCTCTtgttaaacatcaaattatcGACGTTTCAGAAGATATCAATGTCGAACACAAGGGTACTTTGGAAAGATCAAGGTCATTAGCAAGACTAGAAGCTCAAAAGGAGTTTTTGAAAGCAACTTCTTTAGCTGCAGATACCGTATTTGAGACTGAAGATTCGATTACTGATTTTAATGAAGCGTTCGCAAAGTTCCTCACCATGTATCCGAAATACAAGTCTTCTGAAAGGATTGATGAGTTGAGAGTTGATGAGTATGGACACCTGGTTGACAATGATTCTAAGGTGTGTCTTGATTATTGTGGATTTGGGCTGTTTTCTTTTCTACAAGTTATTCAATATATGGAGTCATGTACCATACGTTTAACCGAAATAACTTCAAATTTAAGTAATTATGCATTATATGGTTGTATGGAGAAGGGTACAGTTGAACATGATATAAAATCTAGGATCATGGATTACTTGAACATCCCTGAAAATGAATATGGTCTAGTGTTTACGGTTAGTAGAGGTTCTGCTTTTAAGCTTCTAGCCGAATCATATCCTTTTCACACGAATAAAAACCTATTAACAATGTTTGATCACGAAAGTCAGTCGGTTAATTGGATGGCTCAGAGTGCTAAAAAGAAAGGGGCTAAGGTTCATAGTGCTTGGTTTAAATGGCCTACACTTAAACCATGTTCAACCCATTTGAAAAAACAGATcttaaacaagaaaaagaggaagaaagattCATCGAAAGGTCTATTTGTGTTTCCGGTTCAATCAAGAGTTACTGGTGCTAAGTATTCATACCAATGGATGTCATTTGCTCAACAGAACAACTGGCATGTATTGCTTGATGCAGGGGCATTGGGTCCATTAGATATGGATTCACTTGGCTTATCTCTTTTTCGACCCGATTTCATCATTACATCATTTTACAGAGTCTTTGGGTTTGACCCAACAGGATTTGGGTGTCTTCTTATCAAGAAATCTATGATTAAAATCCTTAAGAAGCAACCTGGTCATACTGGTTCCGGTATGGTGAAGATCAGTCCAGTGTATCCCTCATTTTATAGCGATTCTACGGGTGGATTCCCTCAATTCTCAAGGACCGAATGTGATGATGTAGTCCCTGAAAGCCAAAGTGGAAGTCAGCTACCAGTTTTTTCAGGTGTATTGACTCCGTCTCTTGTGAGGGATGTAAACGAAACTGAGATAGAACATGGTAACTACACATATAGTGATGAGGGTAGCCCTGTTTTTGAAGAAGCTGGCATCTTTTCAATCATGAAAAGTCcgattttgagtgatgatggatCGCCTGAGGACTCGATGTGGATTGATTTAGGCCCGAGTCCATTAGGATCACAACCTGTCATGCCTTTACCACCACCGTCTTGGTTCACAAGAAAAAGAGTAAGCAACATAGAATCCCAATCACAGGCTCATGAAAGCATGAAGGCCAACAAAGTAGACTACTTTCAAGCAAATATTTGTAGTCCAGAAATACAAGAAGAGCCTGAAATTGATAATTCAGTTATACGAAGAGACACTGAGGGCGAGTTTAGGCTGCAGGGGAGAAGAGTATCATTTGGTTTTGAGAACATAGATGATTCTATCAGTGAAGAAGAACAGTTTGAATCGGATAGGAAGGAACCCAAGATAACATGTAGACATCTTGATCATGTAAACATGTTGGGGCTGAGCAAGACTACATCTAGGCTTCGGTTTCTGATCAACTGGCTTGTTACTTCCTTGATTCAATTGAGACTACCTGGCTCAAATACAGAAGATGTGGTTCCACTTGTTCACATATATGGTCCAAAAATCAAGTACGAAAGGGGTGCATCTGTGGCATTTAATATTAGAGATAGAAGCATGGGACTAATTAGTCCAGAAATAGTTCAAAAGATGGCGGAAGCAAATGGGATTTCACTTGGTATTGGCATTCTTAGTCATATAAAGATCATACAAAGCACAAAGCAGAATCGTGGGGCTATTGATCTTGCTGATACAACAATTTGCAGACCAATGGACAACAACGTAGGAGGGTTTGTTAGAGCTGAAGTCGTCACTGCTTCACTCAGTTTTTTGACCAACTTTGATGATGTTTATAAATTATGGGTTTTTGTCTCTAAATTCCTTAATTCATCTTTTGTTCGAGAATATGGACTTTCAACTGTCATAGAAGGTGAAGAGTCTTAAAGGCGATAAGGTTCTTCCTTGCCAACTTACTAAATCTGATTGTGCTTATTGTATTTTGATTCAACACATAAAGCAGTGTTaatagtgctaatgattttgcTTATCAAAACTGTGTATCTGATCATCTTTGATTAAAATAAGTTGTCTTCTGCAGAAGGTTACAATAAGCAATCCCAAACAACCCGTTAAGAAATCTCATAAATAATACTGATGAAATTTATCTAGATTGGCATGATTGCCCTATTCATTGGCTTTGTTATACCAATGGTCCGGATATAAAAAGCACAAACGGTAGAGTCATTTGATTTTGGTTTAGCAACATTTTTCCAAGATTCCATCCAAAATGCAAAGTGTCTGGTCAAATTGTTTAAGGAGTTTTAGATGGGAAGCTTTGTGTTATGTCATGGGCTAGACATGCTAGAGGTAAGGTGTGGGTATGTAAGTGGTGACTATGGTGAAACCTTATGCATTTCACACAGAATAAGTTTTTTTACATGGATTTCAATCATCGAGTTTTGTACAATCCAGTTACGAATGAGGTTCAACTATTTGAGATTAGACCATTTCACCAAATCAAAGTTGTTCAGTGTGTAGATAGAATGATAGTCTCGGACTCTTGGTTGGTCCTAATCATGCCGGGCATGAACCTTACTTCAttacaagtttgaaaataaagcCTAGCTTAGTAACAAAGGTCTTGCATCATCTAAAAGACTAAAACGCACAAGGTTTTGCATACTCAGTGTTGCAGAGTTGCATTCTAACTGGTAGGTGATTTTTTCATTCAATATTGTGCTAATTTAAAATCATATGGTCACAAATCAAGCTACAAAACAAGGAGTTTCTACAAGCTCCTCAAAACCCCTACTAAAACCAAGTGATGGAAGAAGAAGCAGATGATCACCCTATTCAAACAAGTATATTCCATGAAGTGCAAATAACATAATATTGAATTCAATATACAACAAAGTTCAGATCTAATTTATGAAATAACAAGCACGAAACAGAGGAACATAATCAAAATCGAATATTGGATTTAAACAGATCACTTGTAGGTTAGAGTTATACAACTGTAAACAACACTATAACTTTAACTGCTcaacaaaatacaattacatGCAAAACAACAGTAATGGACAGGTGAATTAACCCGCATTATAGACTTAAACTTTTCTTGTCATCAAGTATGCAAGAAATACATCTTGAAACAACTCACAGAAACATAACCATGATGCACTAGAATGGACCAAGAAGGCTCATCTTTCACGCACTCTCTATTCCAGTTCGCACATGCATCATAGTAGCACTATTCAATCCAAACCCAATCTGTGACCATAAGAAATTTGTCTCTGAAAATCGGTTGAATACTATTCCACTTCGTGTTATGGTATTTTCTTGCACTCCAGTCACATTGTCTTGAAAGGCTTGTAAGTCTTGAGATCAGTAACCACCCCAGCAATTGATCCCGTCGCAGCACAGAGCGAAATAAGGAGACAAACGACACTCAGTGATTGTAGCAAAATCCATCGGGCACTCCATCTTGGTATCATCTTTTGAACAATATATATCTCTATCGGAAAGTAGACGGTCAATGGCCAGAATCCAAATGCTCCCATAATCCCAACAACATCGTTAAAAAACGGCATCAACATAGCAATGAGTGTGGTCAGGCAGACGAAGGCGCTTCTCCATGCCAACCGGAACATGTTTAGCTTCAAGGGTTTATGCTCCCCAACAGGAATAATTGGGATCTCGATATCGTTGTTGATGAATTTGCTCTCAGGGAAGGACTTGACGGCAGTGCTTTCAACAAAGGCGAATAAGGGCTGGCAGAAGACTTGGTAGGCCCCAACAAGGTGGATCACGATGGCGACGTTGGCAATGTCGACAAGCCAAAAAGGGTCAAAGAAACCAAAACCAGTGAGGAGGTTTCCAGGTGCCATGTCTCCTAAGGCAGCATAGCCAAAAGATCCACATAACATATAAAAGGCGGTCGTGGTCGCAACACTGATCATGCTTGCTTTCTTCATGGTTTTGTGCTCAGCCGGTGCTTTGACGGTATCCTGAATCTCAATGAGAACAAGGGAGTAGGAATACGCAAAAGCAATGGCACCAAGTGCTTGAAACGCCCTCCATGTTTTCTGAGTTGCTGTCACATTGTTATTATTCCCCATCTTAACACCAGTTAGACTTCCCTTGATTTCTCCATTCTCTGTTCATTCAACAAGATAACATATCAATctccatatataaacaaattactaCTCTATTATATATAGCTAGACacactaattaattaagtttaacATAAAGATAACAtgattaaaaaagaataaacaaaTTACCGGCAACTTTAGCGATTCCGAGGCCAAGTCCAATGGTGGAGTAAGTGAATGACATGACAGCAGCCACCATCGAAAGCCATGAAATCTGATGGAAGTCTGGAATTTGAGAGAGCAAAATTTGTAAGCCACCAAACATGAGCATGTATGCCGCTCCTGATACTTGGCATGGATTCTCATGACCCTTTTCATGAAAACAACTTGATCGCTTTATAGCCCTGTTATTGGCAATCGTCACCAAAAAGAAAATCACATTAAAAATCTATGATACGATCGACACAATATTAACAGTTGATTTAAATGTTAActagatatatgaaaaatatatactcaCATCATGCTAACGGATGCTGCAATAGTGTATCCAATTGCCGTTCCAACGATATTCAGATACTGAATGCTTCCACAAACTTTCTTTTTCCATCCCCCTGAAAAATTAATATTTCCATAAgtataataatgtatataagTTACCATCGAATTTAACGAaaatatgcaataatataatatatatatatatatgttcaaataCTATATGAGTATAATTTAATCTATCCCTACAAACATACACAATTAATTAAATAGAAGAGTATAGTATAGGGGGAAAATTAAGTAGAGTACCAAGATTGTTCTGAACAACTTCCATGTAGGTATAGTTTCGCTTGCCGGTGATAGGGTCCCCCGAGCGGTAGCAGTAGGCGAGCAGACAAGATGTGTAGTAAGTCACAAACGAGAACCCGACAAGAACGACCGGCCCAACGACCCAGCCCAGTTGCGCCGTGGCCCATGCTAGTGACAACACTCCGGAGCCGATGACAGTAGTAATGATATGTGCACTTGTAGTCCAAACATTCCCTATATTATAATTTCGCCAAGATCGAGTAAGTAAGTACTAGTGATCGACGTATGCAAATCAAATATTTAAGatacaaaaatattatattatatattaaaaagaaattaaggcCGGGTTACAAAAAGGTACGTACCAGATCTCTTAGGACGACCATCGTCATCGAAGAACTTAGACTCGTCTTGGGCGAAGTCTCCCACAACTTGAATGATGCATTCTTGAGCCTTTTCGCTTACGTTATCACTCATCTTTTTTCCGAAAATAGTACAACTCTGAAAGGGAATTACAAcatgaatgttaattaatattgaaaagatCATTCGAATAACTAAAAAGTTGAACAAGATTAACGGAAAACAGTTTAAAAACCTCTTACTAACGACGATCGactatatacgagtatatgttcTAAGTACGTAAAAAGTAGTCATGCATGGATATACGTACGTACACTACGAGTAATTCTAATTATACCGAGAAATTAATTAGTTGAAATTAAGTTAAATAGAGTAGTATTTTACCTGATAACTAATTAATCACGTACGAACGATTGATCaaaccaaaaaccctaaacGTCGAATTGAATGGTTCTTGATTAGTCGTATACTTCTTTCTCGATCTCCTGAATTTCGACTCAATAATATTTCGTGTATCCCTTGCAATAACTATATGCAATGCGCCAATTAATGcatgcctatatatatacattgccGACTTGTCAGAGATTGACTACAATTTGGACAACTAGCATTGTAATGACGGTATTAATTAACATGAAAGACCCCTCAATGTTattaaagttctcatttgtttatttatttatttatttttttgaaaatttctcatttgtttatttaatttacatcatctatactttctatttttatttctacCAATACTATACGGCTACACGGGTCGATTACTATTTTCACATTTAAGTAAATATCACAAGGTTATAAAGGACATTTTATAAAACTTATGGATATTAATCACAAAGTTAGGTTTTTATGGggaaatagttttaaaaaaatatatctagtCGGTGTCTTTAATTTGGAAAAACTAATTAAGATTTTTATTTGTAacttcaataaaataaattaattaattaaacaacgATTAggtgtttattttataataaaaattccttttcttgaatAGTTGATATTTTGTAATAAAATTTCCTTTTAACTAGTTGAATATCCGGTCTAGCTATccgagttaaaagttaaaacaacaGATATATGACTAGCTAAATGGTTTGCATATGAAAGCACACAAACAGATATAGAATCATTTGATTTGGGTTTAGCAACTTTTCTCCAAAATGAAAATTCTACTTAATATATAAGTGAAATTCTTTTAAGATTTGGATGTGATGTGTGGGTGATTAGGTTTAGCCAATAATGTCTAGCCTAGCTAATCAAGGCATTCCCGGTTTAACCCAtgccaaggtcttgagttcgatccttaaggATGACAAACCTTGAGGTTTTTCCCTCCAAATACTTATAACGGCCCATAACCAATAtatcgttgtctagggtacgtttAAGGTTTCACTATTATATGGTGAGGTTTATGTGATGTACGTCGTATACCGAccgaatgttcggaaaaaagaAATTGGTGACTGAAGATTGAATCTCAGGGCATTTCACGCGGAATGAATAAGTTTTTTTACATGGGTTTTCGACATGGACCTTTGTGCAATCTTGTTACGAACATGGTTAAGTGCAACTATTTGAGATTAGACCATTTCACCAAATCAAAGTTGTTTAGCATGTTATTAATCTCGTTTGGTCCTAATCGGGTCGGGCATCAACATTACTTCGTTTCAACAGGACAATCAAACTTAGTAACAAAGGTCTTGTATCATCTAAAATGCACAAGGTTTTGCATACCCGGTATTGCAGAGTTGCATTCTAACTGTGGTGGTTGAttttttcattcaatattatGCTAAATAGTTGTTGAAATAGTGTGAACTTTGGTAAACCCGACAAATTATATGTCTTCGGATATTTGGGCCCGTAGGGTCATACACAATAGAATGTTTATAATGTTTAACCATAAAGCTACGGAATAACATTTGAtcattcatgtatttaattaaatagttttaattaaattattcgTTTATAAAATTAACACGAGTTAATTGAGATAAATGGATAAGCTGACAACTGCATGTTATCAATAAAAGTCAATTAAAGTTAGTTTTAATTGATTTGATAaacaacttaataattaaaagtattttaatagttaataaatGAGTTAACGggttaaataattaattacttaATGATCCAAAATAATTAGTAATGGATTAATTATAATATGGAAAGTATGGTCCAACCCTTCTAAGGTCTCATGGCCAAAAATCTTCAACGGAAGTGAGGGAGGTGGTCGAAATTCCCATAAAAGAATTATAAGGTTTTTAGTTTCCTTATTTGATTAG harbors:
- the LOC122605286 gene encoding uncharacterized protein LOC122605286 isoform X2, translating into MHISLHYACLLICSKKARKKHGSKQSIDDQAKRNSLDDKKLHENKLKAALQQASEYGSLVKHQIIDVSEDINVEHKGTLERSRSLARLEAQKEFLKATSLAADTVFETEDSITDFNEAFAKFLTMYPKYKSSERIDELRVDEYGHLVDNDSKILNKKKRKKDSSKGLFVFPVQSRVTGAKYSYQWMSFAQQNNWHVLLDAGALGPLDMDSLGLSLFRPDFIITSFYRVFGFDPTGFGCLLIKKSMIKILKKQPGHTGSGMVKISPVYPSFYSDSTGGFPQFSRTECDDVVPESQSGSQLPVFSGVLTPSLVRDVNETEIEHGNYTYSDEGSPVFEEAGIFSIMKSPILSDDGSPEDSMWIDLGPSPLGSQPVMPLPPPSWFTRKRVSNIESQSQAHESMKANKVDYFQANICSPEIQEEPEIDNSVIRRDTEGEFRLQGRRVSFGFENIDDSISEEEQFESDRKEPKITCRHLDHVNMLGLSKTTSRLRFLINWLVTSLIQLRLPGSNTEDVVPLVHIYGPKIKYERGASVAFNIRDRSMGLISPEIVQKMAEANGISLGIGILSHIKIIQSTKQNRGAIDLADTTICRPMDNNVGGFVRAEVVTASLSFLTNFDDVYKLWVFVSKFLNSSFVREYGLSTVIEGEES
- the LOC122604706 gene encoding amino acid permease 3-like → MSDNVSEKAQECIIQVVGDFAQDESKFFDDDGRPKRSGNVWTTSAHIITTVIGSGVLSLAWATAQLGWVVGPVVLVGFSFVTYYTSCLLAYCYRSGDPITGKRNYTYMEVVQNNLGGWKKKVCGSIQYLNIVGTAIGYTIAASVSMMAIKRSSCFHEKGHENPCQVSGAAYMLMFGGLQILLSQIPDFHQISWLSMVAAVMSFTYSTIGLGLGIAKVAENGEIKGSLTGVKMGNNNNVTATQKTWRAFQALGAIAFAYSYSLVLIEIQDTVKAPAEHKTMKKASMISVATTTAFYMLCGSFGYAALGDMAPGNLLTGFGFFDPFWLVDIANVAIVIHLVGAYQVFCQPLFAFVESTAVKSFPESKFINNDIEIPIIPVGEHKPLKLNMFRLAWRSAFVCLTTLIAMLMPFFNDVVGIMGAFGFWPLTVYFPIEIYIVQKMIPRWSARWILLQSLSVVCLLISLCAATGSIAGVVTDLKTYKPFKTM
- the LOC122605286 gene encoding uncharacterized protein LOC122605286 isoform X1 is translated as MHISLHYACLLICSKKARKKHGSKQSIDDQAKRNSLDDKKLHENKLKAALQQASEYGSLVKHQIIDVSEDINVEHKGTLERSRSLARLEAQKEFLKATSLAADTVFETEDSITDFNEAFAKFLTMYPKYKSSERIDELRVDEYGHLVDNDSKVCLDYCGFGLFSFLQVIQYMESCTIRLTEITSNLSNYALYGCMEKGTVEHDIKSRIMDYLNIPENEYGLVFTVSRGSAFKLLAESYPFHTNKNLLTMFDHESQSVNWMAQSAKKKGAKVHSAWFKWPTLKPCSTHLKKQILNKKKRKKDSSKGLFVFPVQSRVTGAKYSYQWMSFAQQNNWHVLLDAGALGPLDMDSLGLSLFRPDFIITSFYRVFGFDPTGFGCLLIKKSMIKILKKQPGHTGSGMVKISPVYPSFYSDSTGGFPQFSRTECDDVVPESQSGSQLPVFSGVLTPSLVRDVNETEIEHGNYTYSDEGSPVFEEAGIFSIMKSPILSDDGSPEDSMWIDLGPSPLGSQPVMPLPPPSWFTRKRVSNIESQSQAHESMKANKVDYFQANICSPEIQEEPEIDNSVIRRDTEGEFRLQGRRVSFGFENIDDSISEEEQFESDRKEPKITCRHLDHVNMLGLSKTTSRLRFLINWLVTSLIQLRLPGSNTEDVVPLVHIYGPKIKYERGASVAFNIRDRSMGLISPEIVQKMAEANGISLGIGILSHIKIIQSTKQNRGAIDLADTTICRPMDNNVGGFVRAEVVTASLSFLTNFDDVYKLWVFVSKFLNSSFVREYGLSTVIEGEES